TCTAAAAGCATAAATTTTAGCAAAGGGAAAAGGGGGAAATTGCTGATGGTTGTTATGTAGTAGGTAATAGGGTTCTTCAATAggcttatttattatatttatcatcGATTATTCAGGTCTGCTAAGTTTTCCAGTTACATAATTTTTCATGcacatatgtatttattacagGCATCCAACTACTGCACAGGTTCAGACCAATGGAAGAATGAACTGAATGAAACCCAAAAGCAAGAAATTAAAGAGGCCTTTGATTTATTTGATGTTGATGGGTCTGGAACCATAGATGTGAAAGAACTGAAGGTTTTGAAATTACttctaattctaaaatattttaaaaaccatttgctTGTGGCAGTCTTTCGATCTTTAACAGTAGCTGTCTAAGAGCTTGAGATAAAATCTCTTCAGTGTGGACACCTACACCTTCAGTATACACACCTGCCTCATACCAATAATATAGTATCTTGTTAGgcattttattcttgttttatgaatgagtacaGCAAAACTCAGGATGTGACAAAGACATATCCTATGGCACAGTAGGATTGCAACCTAGGCCTGCTGACTTGACTTTCTAGGTTTATGCCTAGTCCatagtaaaaaagagaaaatctagtCATTAATAGGTAATTTAAGAGCTAGGAATGAGAATGTGGTATAATTTATTTGCTTCCTATTTCAGATTGCCATGCAAGCCTTAGGATTTgatccaaagaaagaagaaattaaaaaaatgatagctgAAATCGACAAAGAAGGAACTGACACCATtacttttgaagatttttttgcCATAATGAGTGTAAAAATGGTATAgtagtgattttgtttttcaaagaaatacaagcaatagCCTTCTACATTTTTTTGAACAATCAGAGGTTTCACAGAGGAAGCATTGGAACTAGGTTTTTCAAGATGGGTAGGATTTACATAGACAGGAATAGCAAGATTAAAGATGTTCTCAGGATGATAATGAAGACTGTCTCGTGTGGAGAAGGTTGTTAGGAAATAATGATAGATGGCAGGATAGAGAGAATGGGGTCAGCATTTTGAAGCCTTGAACTCAGCAAACATTTCTCGAGTGCCCATTTTTGCCAGACACTATTCGAGAGAGCACTGGGTGAGACAAGCTCTGTGTTCTCTCAGAGCTTACATTTTTGATAATGGGTATCAATTACTGGTGTTAATAAGACATACATTCTCTTTATCACCCTTGCCTCTTCCACTTTAACAAGCCCTGAATATAGATACCTTGAGAACAAATGTGAGAGAATTGGAATAATTGTTAAAAGTTATAGCagtactgggatgcctgggtggctcaggtggttggatgactgcctttggctcactcatgatcctggagtcctgggatcgagtcccgcatcaggctcccagctccatggggagtctgcttcgctctctgaccttctcctcgctcatgctctctctcactgtctctctctcaaataaataaataaaattaaaaaaaaaagttatagcaGTACAGTCAGAACTCAGTTACTTggtacattgctgctatagacctCAAACACCCATAAGTCCAGTTTGatagaataaatgaaagatcAATACATTTAAttgcttctgtttttaaagagtgaaaaaaatgaaaaagaagaaatattgaaGGCTTTCAAAttatttgatgatgatgatactgGAAGCATAACACTAAACAATATCAAGAGGGTTGCTAAGGAATTGGGGGAAAATTTAACAGATGATGAACTTAAGGTAATTTTTTacctttataattataatttatatataatttatagttcTAGTCTTAATTAATTTGGACTCAAATACATTCAGAATAAAATTTGTGTATTTGAATAATCATTTAtgtcattatcatttttaatgatttcatataccatatttacattttattttacaggAAATGCTTGATGAAGCTGATCGTGATAGGGATGGAGagataaatgaggaagaatttTTGAGAATGATGAAAAGGACCACTctttattaatacttttttttattccttctggaAAGTTGTTAACAACTTTGTATTTGCTATATGGTTCTATCATATTtgaatgtattattaatttttagtttatatGCAAAAATTGGTCTCTTGATGTCTAATCCATGTGAGAAGTTTCATGTTTCTACCAATCTGTTGTTAAATCCATAGCATCAAGAAACAAAATGTAATGATTTCTGTGAACCATGGATCCCAAACCAGTATTAATTCTAACTGCTACTTTTAGAGCTCTAGGGTCTAAAGACTtagaattttttaagttaaatgaaACTGACCCCACATCCAAATGAATTTTGCAAACAagcaattattttccttttgtgcaACTCTttaaaactgataaatatttgttttttaatcagttaTTCAGATATgttaagtattaaataaaattgCCTAGCACTATATTATTTGCTAGTTTTTCTCTTATAAAGAAATTCAAAGCAGCACTGTACTATGTAGATTTTCCTGTAAGTTTGACCCCTCATGTGAGTGTTTAATACCTCTGCATGGGAGGTGCTAGGGATTTTACACATGTTATCTCAGTGTTACAACTTAGAAGCTGGCAgtattagctccattttactaCATAGGAGAAAACTAAAGTTCAGAGAACTTAAAAATTGCCCAGTTGttcacagataataaataaaacatggataaatcttgGATTGTTATGCTTCACTATGCAGCTTccctatagaaaacaaaaatctcaggATAACTTAAATGTATGTTTTCTAACATTTAATATTATGACTCTT
The DNA window shown above is from Neovison vison isolate M4711 chromosome 11, ASM_NN_V1, whole genome shotgun sequence and carries:
- the LOC122890125 gene encoding LOW QUALITY PROTEIN: centrin-4-like (The sequence of the model RefSeq protein was modified relative to this genomic sequence to represent the inferred CDS: substituted 1 base at 1 genomic stop codon), with translation MCYSPPDPRVSCSNPSSRGKLRSMLASAPGTQERASSSFVPCRPHQPLIPALGDPFRGGNRNHWLAREELDTEKKRLRNCWRVXASRKEVLSSEKAARVGKASNYCTGSDQWKNELNETQKQEIKEAFDLFDVDGSGTIDVKELKIAMQALGFDPKKEEIKKMIAEIDKEGTDTITFEDFFAIMSVKMSEKNEKEEILKAFKLFDDDDTGSITLNNIKRVAKELGENLTDDELKEMLDEADRDRDGEINEEEFLRMMKRTTLY